A region of Moorena producens PAL-8-15-08-1 DNA encodes the following proteins:
- a CDS encoding four helix bundle protein — MSPIKDFKDLLIWQKGMLIAEKCFFLTQKFPKEELYGMTQQIRRASSSIPANISEGYGRRAAGDYKRFLNIAQGSVNELQTFLILAVRVGLGTPKDIELILETLKEETRMIASLINKLS; from the coding sequence ATGTCACCAATAAAAGACTTTAAAGATTTGCTAATTTGGCAAAAAGGTATGCTCATAGCTGAGAAATGCTTTTTTCTAACTCAAAAATTCCCAAAAGAAGAACTATATGGGATGACTCAACAAATAAGAAGAGCTTCATCATCTATTCCAGCCAATATATCAGAGGGCTATGGAAGAAGAGCTGCCGGGGACTATAAACGCTTTTTAAACATTGCTCAAGGTTCAGTTAATGAGTTACAAACTTTTCTGATTCTAGCTGTTAGAGTTGGTTTAGGTACGCCAAAAGACATTGAATTGATTTTAGAAACTCTTAAAGAAGAAACTAGAATGATTGCCTCTCTTATCAATAAACTATCC
- a CDS encoding peptidase domain-containing ABC transporter — protein sequence MVQSASTPLISPEQLSHTLGTALPIQECQRFLKHLTLIEPKVGKFWQGTQASAGIYIIIAGKVRLLNQAGDLIASLETGASFGELTLFPSADLASYSARASLKLKLCFVPGEVLFPLINKYPEIREHFWSQAQARNALLVSSPTPPITPSDYPPISPSPHLTISQSRSGEAKSQKSQKKVSKAYFPNPTQQAGHLWQRVIRRYPFFAQQSGSDCGAACLVMVSRYWGKRFSVNRLRDIANVDRNGASLRGLSAAAESIGFSTRPVKASLDQLAKQKLPAIVHWEGKHYIVVYEITRKRVIVCDPGIGQRSLTHREFNADWTGYALLLQPTALLKDAIETTTPFWQFFELIKPHGLVVLEVFLASLFIQIFGLITPLFTQLILDRVVVQRSGLTLMAVGLGLLIFSLFRVAMMGLRQYLLDHTANKVDAALIVGFIRHTLRLPLSFFESRYVGDIISRVQENRKIERFLTGEALSILLDLVTVFIYVGLMVWYSWKMALLALVIVPPFLLLALIATPFLRRISREIFQSMAKENSYLIEALSGVSTVKSTAVEQTVRWHWEELLNKEIKTSFDGQVISNRLQIFSNAIEAVVTTSLLWYGAWLVIQNQLTIGQLVAFNMLLGNIITPFKRLTVLWNQFQEVVIAMERINDVLDAEPEEDLLNQARQSLPSIQGHIAFDNVTFRYHPESDLNVLENLSFQVKPGQMVALVGRSGSGKTTISKLVLGLYPPTDGKVLIDGLDLTTLSLGSLRSQVGVVDQDTFLFGGTIRENISLGHPAASLDEIIEAARLAGADEFIKQLPMGYETQIGEGGGTLSGGQRQRIAIARALLGNPKLLVLDEATSHLDAESERIIQHNFTHILKGRTTFVIAHRLSTVRNADLILVLDRGVLIERGTHQELMAKRGHYYYLNHQQFRQ from the coding sequence ATGGTTCAAAGTGCATCTACTCCGTTGATTTCCCCTGAACAACTCAGCCATACTCTCGGTACAGCTCTTCCAATACAGGAATGCCAGCGCTTTCTCAAACACTTGACATTAATAGAGCCCAAGGTAGGTAAATTTTGGCAAGGCACTCAGGCATCAGCTGGTATCTACATTATTATTGCTGGAAAAGTAAGGTTGCTGAATCAGGCCGGTGACTTAATTGCCAGCTTAGAAACAGGGGCATCATTTGGGGAATTGACCTTGTTTCCCTCCGCTGACTTAGCCAGCTATAGCGCTAGAGCTTCTCTGAAGCTAAAGCTATGCTTTGTACCGGGGGAAGTCTTGTTTCCCCTGATCAATAAGTATCCCGAAATCCGAGAGCATTTTTGGAGTCAGGCGCAAGCTCGTAATGCCCTACTAGTTAGCTCCCCTACTCCCCCTATCACTCCATCTGACTATCCCCCCATCTCCCCATCCCCCCATCTGACCATCTCCCAGTCTCGGTCTGGGGAAGCCAAGTCCCAGAAATCCCAGAAAAAAGTTAGCAAAGCTTACTTTCCTAACCCGACCCAGCAAGCAGGTCATTTATGGCAACGGGTAATCCGACGCTATCCGTTTTTTGCCCAGCAGAGTGGCTCTGACTGTGGTGCCGCGTGTTTGGTAATGGTATCTCGCTATTGGGGTAAACGCTTTAGTGTGAATCGCTTGCGGGATATCGCTAATGTTGACCGCAATGGCGCATCATTGCGAGGACTATCAGCAGCAGCGGAAAGTATTGGCTTTTCTACTCGTCCAGTTAAAGCCAGTCTTGACCAGCTAGCGAAGCAAAAATTGCCAGCTATTGTCCATTGGGAAGGTAAACACTATATTGTCGTTTATGAAATTACTCGGAAACGAGTGATTGTTTGTGACCCTGGCATTGGTCAACGTAGTCTCACCCATCGAGAATTTAACGCCGATTGGACCGGTTATGCACTGCTGCTACAACCAACAGCATTACTCAAGGATGCTATTGAAACGACTACTCCCTTTTGGCAATTCTTTGAATTAATCAAACCCCATGGGTTAGTAGTGTTAGAGGTATTTCTTGCTTCCTTATTTATCCAGATATTTGGATTAATTACACCTCTATTCACCCAGCTAATTTTAGACCGAGTCGTGGTGCAGCGCTCTGGGCTAACCTTAATGGCGGTGGGCTTAGGGCTGCTGATATTTAGCCTGTTTCGAGTGGCAATGATGGGGTTGCGCCAATATCTACTAGACCACACGGCTAATAAAGTAGATGCAGCACTGATTGTAGGATTTATTCGCCATACACTGCGGTTGCCTCTTTCGTTTTTTGAGTCCCGCTATGTTGGTGACATTATATCACGGGTTCAGGAAAACCGCAAGATTGAGCGGTTCCTTACCGGTGAGGCGTTATCAATTCTGCTGGATTTAGTAACGGTATTTATCTATGTAGGATTGATGGTTTGGTACAGCTGGAAAATGGCGTTATTGGCCTTAGTAATTGTGCCGCCATTCTTATTGCTAGCATTGATTGCGACACCGTTTTTACGGAGAATTTCCCGAGAAATATTTCAATCGATGGCTAAAGAAAATAGTTATCTAATTGAAGCGCTTTCCGGTGTAAGTACCGTTAAATCCACCGCAGTAGAACAAACAGTACGTTGGCATTGGGAGGAGTTATTAAATAAAGAAATTAAGACAAGTTTTGATGGGCAAGTTATCAGCAATCGTCTGCAAATTTTTAGTAATGCTATTGAAGCCGTAGTAACCACAAGCCTGCTGTGGTATGGAGCGTGGTTAGTGATTCAGAATCAGTTAACCATTGGACAATTAGTGGCATTCAATATGCTGTTGGGAAATATTATTACTCCCTTCAAGCGGTTAACCGTGTTATGGAATCAATTCCAGGAAGTAGTTATTGCTATGGAACGGATTAATGATGTGTTGGATGCCGAACCAGAGGAGGATTTGCTCAATCAAGCCCGTCAATCGTTACCATCCATTCAGGGTCACATTGCCTTTGATAACGTCACCTTTCGCTATCACCCAGAGAGTGATTTAAATGTACTGGAAAATCTATCATTTCAAGTGAAACCAGGACAAATGGTAGCCCTAGTTGGACGCAGTGGTTCAGGCAAAACGACGATTTCTAAATTGGTGTTGGGATTGTATCCACCCACAGATGGAAAAGTATTGATTGATGGCCTTGATCTTACCACTCTGTCCTTAGGGTCTTTGCGATCGCAAGTAGGAGTAGTAGACCAAGATACGTTTTTGTTTGGTGGAACGATTAGGGAAAATATTAGCTTAGGTCATCCTGCCGCTAGTTTAGACGAGATTATAGAAGCAGCACGATTGGCAGGCGCTGATGAGTTTATTAAACAGTTGCCCATGGGCTATGAAACCCAGATAGGAGAAGGGGGAGGGACATTATCTGGTGGACAACGGCAACGGATTGCGATCGCACGGGCTTTGTTAGGCAATCCTAAGTTATTAGTCTTAGATGAAGCCACCTCCCATTTAGATGCAGAATCTGAACGGATTATTCAGCATAATTTCACTCATATTCTCAAAGGTAGAACAACATTCGTCATTGCTCATCGGTTGTCTACAGTCCGGAATGCGGATTTAATTTTAGTGCTGGATAGAGGAGTATTGATTGAGAGGGGAACCCATCAGGAATTAATGGCAAAACGTGGCCATTATTATTATCTTAATCACCAGCAATTTAGGCAATAG